In the Corynebacterium anserum genome, TGCGAAGGCTGCGGGCTTGGAGACTGAAGAGATGAAGCAGCAGACTAACGAGGATGCTGGTGAAGTCATCCGCGTAGAAAACCTCGTAAAGGAATTCGACGTTCGAGGTGCGCGGGGTGGCGAAAAAATTCTGCGTGCGGTGGATAACGTGACCTTTGGCGTGCGGAAGGGCTCGACAACCGCACTGGTGGGAGAGTCTGGTTCTGGCAAATCGACCGTGGCCAACATGGTGCTGAACCTGCTGGATCCAACGAGCGGCAAGGTGCTGTACAAGGGGCAGAATATTTCCCATCTGAAGGGCAAGGAGCAGTTCCATATGCGTCGTAAGATGCAGGTCGTCTTCCAGAACCCTTATGGCTCCTTGGATCCGATGTATTCCATTTACCGGTGTATTGAGGAGCCTTTAGCCCTGCACAAAGTGGGTAATCGTAAACAACGTGAAAAGCGCGTGGCTGAACTGCTGGATATGGTGTCTATGCCTCGATCAGCGATGCGCCGTTATCCGAACGAACTATCGGGAGGCCAGCGGCAACGTATTGCTATTGCGCGCGCCCTAGCGCTTAACCCTGAGGTGCTGGTGTTGGATGAAGCGGTATCCGCGCTGGACGTCCTAGTGCAGGACCAGATCTTGCGCCTGATTACTGACCTACAGCATGAACTTGACCTGACCTACTTGTTTATTACCCATGATCTGGCGGTTGTTCGCCAATGCGCCGATGACATTGTGGTGATGAAGAAGGGTGCTGTGGTGGAGCAAGGCCCTGCTGATGCTATCTTTGCCCATCCGCGTGAGGACTACACGCGTGATCTTATTGACTCCGTTCCTGGTCTCAACATTGAGTTGGGAGTGGGCGAGGAGCTCGGACTGGATGTGAAATAGCTAACTCAACGCGAAGAGGCTGCGGTCACGGAGGAAAACACGAAGGAAAATGGGTGTGTTCACTCGGACGTTCGGTATCTGAGCGTTCAGAGGTACACGCTCGCTGAGCGTGGCTCCGTGATCCCCTCGGGGGATCGTGACTGCCTGCCTGTAGTATGCGCCATACTGTGTTTTATCGACCCCAACAGACATCGACTCCAGCGACCCTATAAAATCGATGGACGACCAAGAAAAAGGCGTGGCCACACCTGGCTCGCCTGACCCCAATAAACAACAGGAGTGTGCATTCGTGAAGAGCTCTGTAGAGAAGCTGAGCGCCACCCGCACCAAGATCACCATCGAGGTTCCTTTCGAGGAGCTCAAGCCGGAGTTCGACAAGGCGTATGCCTCCCTGGCTAACCAGGTCAATATGCCGGGCTTCCGTAAGGGTAAGGTGCCTGCGAAGGTGCTTGAGGCTCGTTTGGGTCGCGGTGTAGTACTGGATCAGGTAATCAACGAGATGTTGCCATCTCGCTACAGCCAGGCAGTCGAAGAGAATGACCTTAAGGTTCTGGGCCAGCCGGAGATTGACATCGCTGAGCTGAAGGACAACGAATTCATTAAGTTCACCGCTGAAGTTGATGTGCGCCCGGACATCGAAGTTCCTGATTTCTCCACGATCTCTGTTGAGGTCGCGCCTCTTAAGGCCGACGATGAGGCTGTCGACGCAGAGCTGAAGAACCTGCAGGCTCGTTTTGGCACCTTGAAGGCTGTGGATCGCAAGGTGAAGAAGGGTGACTTCGTCTCCATTGACCTATCCGCAACGATTGACGGTGAAACTGTTGATGAGGCAACAACCGAGGGACTGTCCCACGAGGTTGGTAACGATTCCCTCATTGAGGGTCTTGATGACGCGTTGATCGGCATGAAGGAGGGTGAGGAGAACACCTTCACCTCCACACTCGTCGCCGGTGAGCACGCTAACGAAGAAGCAGAGGTCACCGTCAAGCTTGGTTCCGTGAAGGAACGTGAGCTACCCGAGCTGGACGATGATTTTGCACAGCTGGCTTCCGAGTTCGATACGTTGGACGAACTGCGTGACTCTTTGAAGGGGCAGGTAGAGGAACAACTGAAGAACACCCAGGCAGGGGAGATTCGGGACAAGGTATTGGCCGCTGCTCTAGAGCAGACTGAGGTGCCTCTACCCGAAGCAGTGGTGCAGGACCAGGTGGATGGTCAGATCAAACAGATCATCGGCCAGTTCGGCGGCGACGAAAAGACCTTCGAAGCAATGCTCGCTGCACAGGACATTACGCGTGAGAAGTTCGAGGCAGACTCTCGCGAGGCTGCTGAGGATTCTGTGCGCACCCAACTCTTCCTCGACGCAGTGGCAGATGCTGAACAGCCTGAGGTATCGCAAGAAGAGTTGATGGATCACATCAGCTTCACGTCCGCCCAGTATGGCATGGATCCTAATCAGTTCATCATGCAGCTCCAGCAAGCTGGCCAATTGCCGAGCCTGTTCGCTGATGTGCGTCGTGGAAAAGCTTTGGCAATCAACATTGCTAAGACCTCCGTGAAGGATACCGACGGCAATAGCATTGACCCGAAGCAGTTCTTTGGCGTCGAGGACTCTGAGGACAAGGCTGAGGACGTTGAGAGCGAGAAGGTCGAAAAGGACGAGAAGAATGCGGGTGCTAAGAAGGCTCCTGCAAAGAAGTCCACCAAGAAGGCTGCGAAGAAGGCTCCCGCAAAGAAAGCAACTAAGAAGGCCACTAAGAAGGCCGCCAAGAAGACTGCAAAGAAGTCCACCAAGAAGGATTCTGAGTAAGCAGCAAGGCGGCAAGCAGTTAAGGCGCAAGGGTCTGGTTTCGATAAGACATCGGAACCAGACCCTTGATCTGTGTGGGGTGTGGGCAGCCGAAGAAGAAGGAACTTTCCTTGTTACGCCTGCAGTTCCTAGGCATGTGACAATCTGTAGAACTTGTGGTGATTTAGTTCTCTTAACGCTGTGAAATGACACAGCGGTCAGGAGACGCAGGGGATTAGGAGGGGCGTTGCGCGAGTTTAGCTCGACCATGGTGCGTGTGATTTTTGTTTGATGTTGGCGTCTCGTGGGGCTGTGTATGCGTCGCGTGAGCATGTGTTGCGTGTGGGTGCTGGTGGGTTGCGTAAGGGGACGAAGCGTGAGTTGGGGGTGGCGTTTCATGATCATTGTCGGTGTTTGGCGATTGAGGTCAGGCGTGATGGGTCTGATTTGCCGAGGATTAATCGGGATTTGGAGCGGTTGTGGTCGGAGTCGGGGAGTAGGACGCAGGCGGATTTCAAGAAAGCTCTTGGCGCTCGCAGGCTTAATGGTGCTCCTACTTGGCCGGCGCTGAAGCGTGTGAAGGTGCCTGCTTACCGCAGTGATGGGATGTCGAAGGCTTTCCCTGGGGAGCCGTTGCCGAAGGACTTAAACCGGGCGGTGGCGCATGTTCTTTATGGATGGCGTGACCGTCCGCGTAAGGGAGAAGGATGGGTTCCACACTCTGAGGATTCAAGGATGGGACACACGTGGGATTCGAAGCGTGAGAGTGTATCTCGGTTTCCGAGAAGTTGGTCGGATCAAAAGATCACGGATGCGGTTGTCGAGACTCTCGAGAATCCCTCGTTTCGACTGTCTAAAGGTACTCTCCGAAATGTATGGAAGGAAGTGGATGACCTGACAGTGATCGCCGATTACGTGGTGCTTCCAAATAGTAGAGTTAGTTTTGTAACGGCGCATCCCGCAGGCGGAATAGCAAAGGAGGCAAAACGTGTTGAAGACTGATCGTGATGTTTATCGTGTTTTGGACAGCATGCTTCCTCCGAATATATCTCGCGAGGTTCCTCTAATGTTTGTGGACGCAGGTGAAGCGGAGTGCGGTGTCAGCAATCTCTTGTGCGAAGCGTGGGAGATGGGATGCTTGACCGACGAGATTAAGGCTTTTATCCGTTTTGAATATGAGTATGGCGATCCTATTGACACGTTGGATGGTCTCGAGGAGTTGGATCGTCAAAAGAAAAACAGCGCCGCTTAGTTGGTAGGTAGCCGGGTTCGAGTCCCACACGCGGAGGTCAGTGATGGAAGCGAGAAAGCCGTCCAGTCTGGATAGGTTCTCTGATGATCTAACCCCTATGGATAGACAAGGGCCGCCGAATTGTCTGCCTATCCTGCTGGAGGAGTTAGATGTAATTGGTGAGCCGTTGAGCGTGAAGAAGAGGGCTGTTGCGGAATGGCTCAAGGAGAATGAGCCGATCGGATTGCTTCCTTCACAGCTGAAACGTTCTGGGCTTTTATAACTGGTCTGCTTGTGCAGCTATAGCGTCTACAACCGTCACCTTGTGGTGGCGGTTTTTGCGTAACGCGCCGCCAAGTTTTTTGGTTGGTCTTGTTCCGGGTTCGAGTCCCGGCGGCGCACTAAACCCCCTGCAAAGAACCACAGTGTTCTTGCCGGGGGTTTTGTCATGCCCGAAACGGGCGGAAAACCCCTGTAAAAGGAGAAAACACTTGTTCACACAATCACACTGGTTACGTTTCATCGAAGGCGCCGACGGTGGCGCACACAACGCCCCCGACCAGCCTAAGGAACCCTCCCAGGATGCAGACAGCACACCCGCCGACAAGCAACCTGACGATGAGGTGGACTGGAAAGCCAAATACGAGGCGATGAAAACCTACTCCCGTCAATGGGAGGCCAAAGCTAAAGCCAACGTGGACGCGGCGAAAAAGCTCAAAGAGATAGAAGACGCCGAGAAAACCGAGGTCGAC is a window encoding:
- the tig gene encoding trigger factor, whose translation is MKSSVEKLSATRTKITIEVPFEELKPEFDKAYASLANQVNMPGFRKGKVPAKVLEARLGRGVVLDQVINEMLPSRYSQAVEENDLKVLGQPEIDIAELKDNEFIKFTAEVDVRPDIEVPDFSTISVEVAPLKADDEAVDAELKNLQARFGTLKAVDRKVKKGDFVSIDLSATIDGETVDEATTEGLSHEVGNDSLIEGLDDALIGMKEGEENTFTSTLVAGEHANEEAEVTVKLGSVKERELPELDDDFAQLASEFDTLDELRDSLKGQVEEQLKNTQAGEIRDKVLAAALEQTEVPLPEAVVQDQVDGQIKQIIGQFGGDEKTFEAMLAAQDITREKFEADSREAAEDSVRTQLFLDAVADAEQPEVSQEELMDHISFTSAQYGMDPNQFIMQLQQAGQLPSLFADVRRGKALAINIAKTSVKDTDGNSIDPKQFFGVEDSEDKAEDVESEKVEKDEKNAGAKKAPAKKSTKKAAKKAPAKKATKKATKKAAKKTAKKSTKKDSE
- a CDS encoding dipeptide ABC transporter ATP-binding protein, which codes for MTKPGDKNTQSFNDKPLLDMRDVKISFTSSTGVVEAVRGVNLTIYPGQSVAIVGESGSGKSTTAMAILGLLPGTGKVTGGSIEFEGKEITNLSPKQWQELRGSEIGLVPQDPMSNLNPVWRIGTQIGESLKANHVVENNKVEERVSELLEEAGLPDAKRRAKQYPHEFSGGMRQRALIAMGLAARPKLLIADEPTSALDVTVQKRILDHLESLTRDLGTAVLFITHDLGLAAERAQHLVVMHRGRVVESGPSLQILRNPQHPYTQRLVKAAPSLTSARIQSAKAAGLETEEMKQQTNEDAGEVIRVENLVKEFDVRGARGGEKILRAVDNVTFGVRKGSTTALVGESGSGKSTVANMVLNLLDPTSGKVLYKGQNISHLKGKEQFHMRRKMQVVFQNPYGSLDPMYSIYRCIEEPLALHKVGNRKQREKRVAELLDMVSMPRSAMRRYPNELSGGQRQRIAIARALALNPEVLVLDEAVSALDVLVQDQILRLITDLQHELDLTYLFITHDLAVVRQCADDIVVMKKGAVVEQGPADAIFAHPREDYTRDLIDSVPGLNIELGVGEELGLDVK